GGCGCCGCAGCTTGCGACTGACCTCGGCCACGTCCTCGCCCTCACCTTCCGGCTCGCCGGTGTCCTCCTCGTCAGCGACGGGATCGAGCTTGAGTTGGCTCTCGGGATCCATGCAAACCTCCTCGGCACCACTGGCCATCGACGCAACCTTGAACGACACCACGGCCTCACGGCCCTAGCGATCCGCGAACACCCCGGCCTGCGCACCTCGCCCCTCTTGGTCAGCGAGCGTGACTCGGCCTTCGATCTGCATCAGCTGCCGCATCAGGTCGGCCGCCGTACGCCGCGCAGCGTGCACGTCCCGGCTCAGATCCCGACGGAGCGACAAATCGAGCTGCGGTCGAACGATCTCGCGCTCGAACGCGTCGAGCAGCTCGTCGAGCGCCGACTCGACGCTGTCGATGCGCTGCTTGAAACCGGCCAGGCGCGACTGGATCTGCTCAATCGTCAGGCTCTGAGCCATCAGATGCTTGATCCCGTTGATGCGCCGCACGGTGGCGCAGGGATAGACGCCGTGCGAACCACGGTGCTTTCCCTTGGTCCCCACGCGGCGGCTGCGCGGCAGCAGCCCGAGCTGCACGTACTTGCGGAAGGTCGCTTCGGAGAGCCGCAGACCCCGCGCCTGACAGATGCCGATGATCTGCGCCGAGCTGAGCCCCTGCGGGTGCGCCCGCTCGATCTCGATCAGATCGCGCTCGCTCAGCAAGGAGTCGCGCAGCAGCTCGCTCACCGTCCGACGGCCCTTCTGCTTGGCCCGGTCTCGTACGCACGGCAGCGCAGCATCGCGAACCCGCCTCCGCATCATCTATTCAGTGGAGTCTACTGAATAGATGCTACTGAAAGGAAGATACTGATTGGTAGGCGCTGAATGTATTCCACTGAATAGATCACGGTCAAACAAATTCACCGGCAGGGTTCGGCTCCGACGGAATAGACGGCTCTCTTGGGGTGTTCGCTGCCGCCGCCCCTTTGCCTGGTCAGCTCTGCAGGGTGGGCGCGCGGATCCTCAGCCACAGGGCCCACAAGGCCCCGTGGGCGCTGCGCACAGCAGGGCTGGAGCGAAAGCGAGGACTACCGATCGGCGGTGGGGACCGCGCTCGGAGCGCCCGTCCATTCGCGGCGCAGGCGGCGATGCTCGCCCGCCTTGAGACTCAGGCGCACGCGCTCGTGTCGACCGAGATCGTCGTTGCGCAGCTCGACGAGATGTCGGCCCGCGCCCGGATTCAAGCCGGTGATCGGCGTCGTGCCGATGGACCGACCGTCGAGCAGCACCTGCGCCCACGGGATAACAATCACGTCGAGCGTCGCCGGCGCAGGCGCGGCACGACGCGACGCGCGAGGACCGCCACCGCCCGCCGGCGCCGGCCTCCCTGTGCCGGCCGCGGGCCGAAGGCCGAGGGCCCTCGAGGGCGCTGCCTGCCCGCTGCGTGCGGGCTGACGCTCAGCGTGAGCGGGTTCGGCGCCAATTGTGGGCGACGGCATCTTGGCGATCTTGGCCGCGGTGACCCCGGCGTCCGCCGATGGACGCACCTCCGCCGTCCCCGCGGGCGCGACGAGCTGCACCTCTGCTCCCCCTCGCCCAAAGGCGACCTGCCGCGCCACCGTGCCCTGGGGCCAGCGCGCGATCAGCCCGACGCGATAGCCAGGTTGCCCCGTGAGGGTCCAGCGACCGCGTCTCCCCAAGGCCACGCCATCGGCGATCAGCTCGCCATCGGGCGGAACCAACCCAATCACCAGGCTAGCGGTCGAGGGCATGGGCATGGACCGAGGATCCGCCGCGGGACCGCGCTGAGACCGTCCACCGCCGCCAAGGGTACGGATCAGCCACGGGCTGCCGATCAGGACCCCCCCCAAGGCCAGCGCCAACCCCAGCGCCAGCACCACGCGACCGCGGCTGGACCGCCACCGGCGCCGCGCTTCGCTCGCCTCGCCACCGGCAGCCGCCCCGCCAACCGCCGCCGGCGCGTCGACGGCAGCCAGCGCAGCGCTAGCGTCAGCGCTTCCTGCGTTCGGCACGAGCACCCCCGCTCGCGCTGCGGGCGCGGCGGGGCGAGGCGGCCCTGTCTCGAGGCCTGGCGTCGCGCTATGCGTCGCCGCATCGGGCCCCGCGATCGGCATGTCCGTGGTCAGCACCGCCCCCTGCGGCACCGTCACGCCGCGCTGGTCCCGCTCCGCTTCAGCCGGCAGCAAGCGTCTCAGGTAGTCGGCAACGGCCAAGCCGTCGCCGGTCGAGGCGAACTGACTGAGCGCCGGGAGCACCTCAGCGGCGCTGCCGAAGCGCTCCTCGCTGCGCGGCGCCAGGAGCCGATCGATCACCGCCGCGAGCCCCGCCGCCACCGTCGGGCTGACGGAGGCGAGCGGGGGCGCGCCGCCGCGACGCACTGCCGCAATCAGCTCCCCCTCGCTGCCGCTATCGCCATAGAGGCGTCGGTCGCTCAGCAATTCCCAGAGCACGATGCCTAGCGCGTAGAGATCCGTCCGCTGATCGATCGCCTCCCCGCGCACCTGCTCCGGTGCCATGTAGGTCAGCTTGCCCTTGACCGCCCCCGTACGGGTGACGGAGGCGAGTGCCGCCACCTTGGCGATGCCAAAATCTGCGATTTTGAGCTCGCCCGCGAAGGAGAGCAGCAGATTGTGCGGGCTGATATCGCGGTGGACCAGCCCCAACGGGCGACCGTGCTCGATCTTGCCGTGCGCGTAGTGCAGCCCCTTGAGCGCCTCGACCCCCACGTGCACGGCCAGCACCTCGGGGATCGGCAGTCGGCGCCGACGCGACACGCTGCGGATGTGCCGCAGGTCCGTGCCGTCCACCCACTCCATCGCGATGTAGAAGACGCCCTCGACCTGATCGAACTCGATCACCTGCACGATGTTCGCGTGGTGCAGGCGCGCGGCGAGCCGCGCCTCATTGATGAACATACCGACGAATTCGCGATCGGCATTGAAGGCCGGCAAGATGCGCTTGATGACCACGTCCTTGACGAAGCCCTCAGCGCCGAAGGCTCGCGCGACGTGAACCTCGGCCATGCCGCCCGCGCCGATGCGCCGCACCAGCTCGTACTTGCCGAAACGCTCAGCCATGGTCCCCACCGTCATCGGCCGCGCGCGTCTCGCGCGCCTGCCCCCCAGGGCCACAGCGGCGCTATGCCAAGGCGGAGCGTCGGCCACGCCCCGCCGCGCCTACCCACGCGCACCGGCCGGGCGTCGCGGGTATACTAGCATCAGCATGCTGCGTTACGGCTCAAGCTTACTGCTCGGCCTGCTGCTCTGGCCGCTCCTGCCGGCACGCGCGCTGGCCCTCGACCTGGACGATCAGATTTACTCGAACCGCGAGCTCGGCCTTCGCTTCGCCGTGCCGGAGGGTTGGGTGTTATCGCGACAGACCGGCTATCCCGGCTTGTTGGCGGTGGTGACGCACAGCCACAGCAACGCCCGTATGGCACTGGCGGTCGCCAGCACGCGCTCGCGTGTAGGCGTCGACGAGGTGGCGGCGAGCGTCCGTGCCAACCTGGCGGCGATGCGCGCGGTGGGCCTGCAGCTCGAAAGCGCCACGCCGCGGCAGCCGCAGCCGCAGGCCGGTTGGCGGGTGATCGCGCGGCGCGACGCGGCGGATGCGGCCGGCCCCTGGGAGCTGCGCCAGCTCTACCTGCCGGCGCTCGTTGGGCGGCTGCTCGTGCTGACGCTCGCGGCGCCGAAGCGCCAGATCAAGACCTTCTTACTGGACCGCGACGCGCTCCTCGCCTCGATCGAGGCTGGCGGGGCTCCGCTTCCGGCGGCGGTGACGGGCCCTCTGGCGGGCCCGCTCAACCGGGGCACGAACACGACCGGCGTCGCCCCGGGGAAGGACTAGACCGTGCGCGCACCGCCGGTCGCCCTGGTCACGCTGCTGCCAGCGATCGTCAGCTGCATCGGTCCAGCGCTGCTGACAGATGGTAGCTCGGTGTCGATCGGCGACCACCGCAGTGGCCTGCTCCGCCACGGCACGCGCCTACCCTTCCGGGGCCGCGGCTTCGTCGTGCCCGAGCGCTGGCGCCTTCGACGCCGCAACTACGGCACCGACGAGTTGGTGAGTGCGCTGATGCGCGCGGCCTATAAGGTCGAGCGCGGGCATCGTGGTGCCGTCGTCGGCTTCGCCGATCTCAGCCCTGCCGGGGGCGGACCGACCAGCGAGCACGGTTCGCATACCAGCGGCCGCGATGCCGACGTCATCTTCTACGCCACGAACCTCGAGGGTCGGCCGGTGATCCCGCAGGCGATGGTCGCCTACGACGCGGCAGGCCTGGCGCTGCCGGCTGCCCTCGGTCCAATGCCCGCGTCTGAGGCGGCGCCCGACGACCGAGCCGGCCCGCCGCCAACGCCAGCGAGCGATCACGATCTCGCCGAGCAGCCTCGTCCTCCCCCACAACGCTTCGATGTCCGTCGCAATTGGAGCTTCGTTCGCGCGCTGCTCAACGACCGCGCGATCGCTGTGCAGTGGATCTTCATCAATCGCGACCTCGCACGCCTCCTGCTCGACCATGCACGCCGCACGGGCGAGTCAGCGTCCTTGCTGGAACGCGCGGCCAGCGTGATGCATCAGCCCAGCGACGCGGGGCTGCACGACGACCACCTGCATCTGCGAATCTACTGCCCGGTCAATGATCGCGCGTTCGGCTGTCAGGATGCTGGCCCTTCACGTTGGGACGAGCAGGCGCTCGGCTTCGCCGGCCCTCCCTCGCCGCCCATGCCACCGCTCTTGCTGGAGCGGTTCACGCTGCTCGCGCGACGATATCCCCTGCTCTAGCAACAGGTTGACCTGCTGCGGCCAGCGCGTGGGGCACCCTGCGCCGATCTCCAAGGGGACCAGATCGAGCATCCCCTGATCGGAGCAGACCGGCTATCATCGCCCGCCCCGAAAGGAGCCGCCGCGGCGATGAAGGCAAGTCACATGCAGCTACCGCGCGAGCCCGCCGCCGACACGCTCGCGACCCAGACCCTGTGTATCGTCGGCTGCGGACTGATGGGCGGCTCGCTGGCGCTGGCGCTCCGCGCGCAGGTCGCCCGAGTGCATGGGGTCGACCCGAATCCCGCCACGCGCGAACTCGCGCTGGCGGGCGGACTGGTCGACGCGACCTACGCGACGCTCGAGGAGGGCGTGCGCGAGGCGCAGCTCGTCGTGCTCGCGGCGCCAGTGCGGACCAATCTGGCGCTGATCGCAAAGCTCGGAACGATCGTCGCGCCCGGCACGCTGCTGATCGACCTGAGCAGCACCAAGACGGCGATGATCGCGGCGATGGACGCCCTGCCCGTGCAGGTGCGCGCGGTCGGAGCGCATCCGATGTGCGGCAAGGAGCAGGCCGGGGTGGCGCATGCCGATGGCGCGCTCTTTCGCGGGCGCGTCTTCGTGCTCTGCCGCAGTCTGCGCAGCGACGACGCGGCGCTGGCGCTGACGGAGCGGCTCGTCCACGCCGTCGGGGCGCTCCCGCTGCTGCTCGACCCGCAGGCGCACGACCACGCCGTAGCGCATGTCAGTCACCTGCCCTACCTGCTCTCCGTGGCGCTGGTCGCGGCCTGCGCCGAGCTGCCGCGCTCGGCACGCCAGGTGGCCGCCAGCGGCTTCCGCGACACCTCACGCCTGGCCGCCAGCGATCCGAAGATGATGGCGGACGTGCTGCTGACCAACCGCGAGGCGGTCGGCGAGGCCCTGCAGCGCGCGCGTGACGCCCTTGGACGGCTCGCTGATCTGCTGGCCCCGGGGGCGGAGGCCGCGCTCGAAACCCATTTGGCCGCCATCCAGCGCCAGCGGCCGCCCTCAGTCCCAGCCAAGGGTCAACCCTAATCGCAACGGCCCGCCCTAAACGGCAGTGGACCCGGGCGCGCAACCCAGAGTAGTAATCCGGACCATGGGGAAGCTGGACGGGCAAGCAGCAGAGCACGTCACACGGCCTGCGATCGCCGAGTTGGATGAGATCCTCGGCCAGCCGCTGCCAGTGCTCGACGACGGCTTCGTGCGTGTCGTCGACTACCTCGGCTGCGACGCCGCGGTCGTGCAGGCCGCGCGGGTCTCCTACGGCACGGGCACGCGCCAGGTGCACGAGGATCGCGGGCTGCTGCGCTACCTGATGCGCCATCGCCACAGCACCCCCTTCGAGATGTGCGAGCTTAAGCTCCACGTCCGCGTGCCGATGGACTGTTGGCGTCAGTGGATTCGCCACCGCACAGCCAACGTCAACGAATACTCGACGCGCTACTCGATGGCGGTCGATGCGGCCTATCAAACGAGCGCTGAGCAGTGGCGGCTGCAAACCAGCGACAACCGCCAGGGGAGCGCCGGCGTCCTCGATGCCGCGGCCGGTGCGCTCCTGTCAGAGCAGGAGCTCGAGTTCCAAGCCCGCGCCCGTGAGGTCTACCAGGGTCGCCTCAGTCAAGGCGTGGCCCGGGAGCTGGCGCGCAAGGACCTGCCGCTCTCGACCTACACCGAGGCCTA
This genomic stretch from Pseudomonadota bacterium harbors:
- a CDS encoding FAD-dependent thymidylate synthase, with translation MGKLDGQAAEHVTRPAIAELDEILGQPLPVLDDGFVRVVDYLGCDAAVVQAARVSYGTGTRQVHEDRGLLRYLMRHRHSTPFEMCELKLHVRVPMDCWRQWIRHRTANVNEYSTRYSMAVDAAYQTSAEQWRLQTSDNRQGSAGVLDAAAGALLSEQELEFQARAREVYQGRLSQGVARELARKDLPLSTYTEAYWKIDLHNLLHFLALRMDSHAQLEIRSYARTIGYEIVRRWCPLTWEAFVDYRLERLELTRLELEVLRALNEGGGAAASARASELGLLQRDSAGSYKRNRERAELEQKLLQLGLQIPWRD
- a CDS encoding MerR family transcriptional regulator, translating into MSELLRDSLLSERDLIEIERAHPQGLSSAQIIGICQARGLRLSEATFRKYVQLGLLPRSRRVGTKGKHRGSHGVYPCATVRRINGIKHLMAQSLTIEQIQSRLAGFKQRIDSVESALDELLDAFEREIVRPQLDLSLRRDLSRDVHAARRTAADLMRQLMQIEGRVTLADQEGRGAQAGVFADR
- a CDS encoding penicillin-insensitive murein endopeptidase, which produces MRAPPVALVTLLPAIVSCIGPALLTDGSSVSIGDHRSGLLRHGTRLPFRGRGFVVPERWRLRRRNYGTDELVSALMRAAYKVERGHRGAVVGFADLSPAGGGPTSEHGSHTSGRDADVIFYATNLEGRPVIPQAMVAYDAAGLALPAALGPMPASEAAPDDRAGPPPTPASDHDLAEQPRPPPQRFDVRRNWSFVRALLNDRAIAVQWIFINRDLARLLLDHARRTGESASLLERAASVMHQPSDAGLHDDHLHLRIYCPVNDRAFGCQDAGPSRWDEQALGFAGPPSPPMPPLLLERFTLLARRYPLL
- a CDS encoding serine/threonine protein kinase, translating into MAERFGKYELVRRIGAGGMAEVHVARAFGAEGFVKDVVIKRILPAFNADREFVGMFINEARLAARLHHANIVQVIEFDQVEGVFYIAMEWVDGTDLRHIRSVSRRRRLPIPEVLAVHVGVEALKGLHYAHGKIEHGRPLGLVHRDISPHNLLLSFAGELKIADFGIAKVAALASVTRTGAVKGKLTYMAPEQVRGEAIDQRTDLYALGIVLWELLSDRRLYGDSGSEGELIAAVRRGGAPPLASVSPTVAAGLAAVIDRLLAPRSEERFGSAAEVLPALSQFASTGDGLAVADYLRRLLPAEAERDQRGVTVPQGAVLTTDMPIAGPDAATHSATPGLETGPPRPAAPAARAGVLVPNAGSADASAALAAVDAPAAVGGAAAGGEASEARRRWRSSRGRVVLALGLALALGGVLIGSPWLIRTLGGGGRSQRGPAADPRSMPMPSTASLVIGLVPPDGELIADGVALGRRGRWTLTGQPGYRVGLIARWPQGTVARQVAFGRGGAEVQLVAPAGTAEVRPSADAGVTAAKIAKMPSPTIGAEPAHAERQPARSGQAAPSRALGLRPAAGTGRPAPAGGGGPRASRRAAPAPATLDVIVIPWAQVLLDGRSIGTTPITGLNPGAGRHLVELRNDDLGRHERVRLSLKAGEHRRLRREWTGAPSAVPTADR
- a CDS encoding prephenate dehydrogenase is translated as MKASHMQLPREPAADTLATQTLCIVGCGLMGGSLALALRAQVARVHGVDPNPATRELALAGGLVDATYATLEEGVREAQLVVLAAPVRTNLALIAKLGTIVAPGTLLIDLSSTKTAMIAAMDALPVQVRAVGAHPMCGKEQAGVAHADGALFRGRVFVLCRSLRSDDAALALTERLVHAVGALPLLLDPQAHDHAVAHVSHLPYLLSVALVAACAELPRSARQVAASGFRDTSRLAASDPKMMADVLLTNREAVGEALQRARDALGRLADLLAPGAEAALETHLAAIQRQRPPSVPAKGQP